Proteins encoded by one window of Azospirillum brasilense:
- a CDS encoding NADH:ubiquinone oxidoreductase subunit NDUFA12, whose product MSEKISLITWMANIHIRFVTWRRGNKVGTDRFGNTYYRSPSAIAGVKERRWVIYAGEPDASKVPPEWHSWLHHTTKEPLPEGNSAFHKPWQKEHLPNLSGSLQAYRPPGHQYAGGQRVRATGDYEPWTPG is encoded by the coding sequence ATGAGCGAGAAGATCTCCCTGATCACCTGGATGGCGAACATCCACATCCGGTTTGTCACCTGGCGCCGGGGCAACAAGGTCGGCACCGACCGCTTCGGCAACACCTATTACCGGTCCCCGAGCGCGATCGCCGGCGTCAAGGAACGCCGCTGGGTGATCTATGCCGGCGAGCCGGATGCCTCCAAGGTGCCGCCGGAATGGCATTCCTGGCTCCACCACACCACCAAGGAGCCGCTGCCGGAAGGCAACAGCGCCTTCCACAAGCCGTGGCAGAAGGAGCATCTGCCGAACCTGTCCGGCTCGCTCCAGGCTTACCGGCCGCCCGGACACCAGTATGCGGGCGGGCAGCGCGTGCGCGCCACCGGCGATTACGAACCCTGGACTCCGGGCTGA
- the mlaD gene encoding outer membrane lipid asymmetry maintenance protein MlaD, which translates to MRRNVIETVLGGVVLAVAGFFLAFAYTSADLRKVNGYALTANFTSISGLQSGADVRISGVKVGSVTELTLDPKSYQAVVHMSIHPDIKLPKDTAAVIASESLLGGKFLSLEPGGEEDMLKPDGRVEYTQSTPGIEQLLGQVIFSLQNMSKPGQEGGEPPKL; encoded by the coding sequence ATGCGCCGCAATGTGATTGAAACCGTGCTCGGCGGGGTCGTCCTCGCCGTGGCCGGCTTTTTTCTGGCTTTCGCCTACACCAGCGCCGATTTGCGCAAGGTGAACGGCTATGCCCTCACCGCCAATTTCACCAGCATCTCCGGCCTCCAGAGCGGGGCGGACGTGCGGATCAGCGGCGTGAAGGTGGGGTCGGTCACCGAACTGACGCTCGACCCGAAGAGCTATCAGGCGGTCGTGCACATGTCGATCCACCCGGACATCAAGCTGCCCAAGGACACCGCGGCGGTCATCGCCTCGGAAAGCCTGCTGGGCGGCAAGTTCCTGTCGCTGGAGCCGGGCGGCGAGGAGGACATGCTCAAGCCGGACGGCCGCGTCGAATACACGCAGAGCACCCCCGGCATCGAACAGCTCCTGGGCCAGGTCATCTTCTCGCTGCAGAACATGAGCAAGCCCGGCCAGGAGGGCGGCGAGCCGCCCAAGCTGTAA
- a CDS encoding DUF2155 domain-containing protein, with translation MTTIPVTTTPKSLRLRGAALAAALLCLPVLSPAGPAGAAPVPEEMVSRSAAKLQGLDKITARTSTFTIAVGETKALGSLRITLRACKENPPIETPETAAFLEVIENKPGEQAEPVFSGWMFASSPALSAMEHPIYDVWVLSCEGD, from the coding sequence GTGACGACGATCCCAGTGACGACGACTCCGAAAAGCCTCCGCCTGCGCGGCGCGGCCCTAGCGGCCGCGCTGCTCTGCCTTCCGGTCCTGAGCCCGGCCGGCCCGGCCGGCGCCGCTCCGGTGCCGGAGGAGATGGTCAGCCGCTCCGCCGCCAAGCTGCAGGGGCTGGACAAGATCACCGCCCGCACCTCCACCTTCACCATCGCGGTCGGCGAGACCAAGGCGCTCGGCAGCCTGCGCATCACGCTGCGCGCCTGCAAGGAAAACCCGCCGATCGAGACGCCGGAAACCGCGGCCTTCCTCGAAGTGATCGAGAACAAGCCCGGCGAACAGGCGGAGCCTGTGTTCAGCGGCTGGATGTTCGCTTCCAGCCCCGCCCTGTCGGCGATGGAGCACCCGATCTACGACGTCTGGGTGCTGTCCTGCGAGGGGGACTGA
- the aat gene encoding leucyl/phenylalanyl-tRNA--protein transferase — MIELSASLLLRAYAAGIFPMAENADSEELYWFDPERRGVLPLEGFHVPRKLRKTVRRGPFDLRFDTAFRAVIEACAEPTPDRPKTWINGDILRLYTELHERGCAHSVECWSGGQLVGGLYGVALGGAFFGESMFSRVTDASKVALVHLVARLRAAGYRLLDAQFVTEHLSQFGAMEIPRAEYRRRLAAALAVPTDFGGVDQGAAITALLGAEG; from the coding sequence ATGATCGAGCTGTCCGCATCGCTGCTTCTGCGCGCCTACGCCGCCGGCATTTTCCCGATGGCGGAGAACGCCGACTCCGAGGAGCTGTACTGGTTCGATCCGGAGCGGCGCGGCGTCCTGCCGCTGGAGGGCTTCCACGTCCCGCGCAAGCTGCGCAAGACGGTGCGGCGCGGCCCGTTCGACCTGCGCTTCGACACGGCGTTCCGCGCGGTGATCGAAGCCTGCGCGGAGCCGACGCCGGACCGTCCGAAGACCTGGATCAACGGCGACATCCTGCGGCTCTACACCGAACTGCACGAGCGCGGCTGCGCCCACAGCGTGGAATGCTGGAGCGGCGGCCAACTCGTCGGCGGCCTCTACGGCGTCGCGCTGGGCGGCGCCTTCTTCGGGGAAAGCATGTTCAGCCGCGTCACCGACGCCAGCAAGGTGGCGCTGGTCCATCTGGTCGCCCGGCTGCGCGCGGCGGGCTACAGGCTGCTGGACGCGCAATTCGTGACGGAACATCTGAGCCAGTTCGGCGCCATGGAGATTCCGCGCGCCGAGTACCGTCGCCGGCTGGCCGCCGCCCTGGCGGTGCCGACGGACTTCGGCGGCGTCGACCAGGGGGCGGCCATCACGGCGCTGCTGGGCGCGGAAGGCTGA
- a CDS encoding ribonuclease T2 family protein, with protein sequence MKTALSAIIVSVVAFLSMTGASWAQRKAEPGTFDYYVLSLSWSPTHCAKNQGDADPDQCGVERKFGFIVHGLWPQYSNGGYPATCTRDRTVPRAVVDATMPVMPSVGLIVHQWTKHGTCSGLPVTDYFAQVRKAFAKVKIPEALQAPKSDLSIPATQVERLFVQANPGLEPESVALVCSKRDVAEVRLCLNKDLTFMPCGAKVVDRCRRDALLTAAP encoded by the coding sequence ATGAAGACGGCTCTGTCAGCCATCATCGTATCGGTGGTTGCGTTTCTCTCGATGACCGGCGCGTCATGGGCGCAGCGCAAGGCGGAGCCCGGCACCTTCGATTACTATGTGCTCAGCCTCTCCTGGTCGCCAACCCACTGCGCCAAGAATCAGGGGGACGCCGACCCCGACCAGTGCGGGGTCGAGCGCAAGTTCGGCTTCATCGTCCACGGCCTGTGGCCGCAATACAGCAACGGCGGCTACCCGGCCACCTGCACACGCGACCGCACCGTCCCCCGCGCCGTGGTGGACGCCACCATGCCGGTGATGCCCAGCGTCGGGCTGATCGTGCACCAGTGGACGAAGCACGGCACCTGCAGCGGCCTGCCCGTCACCGACTATTTCGCGCAGGTCCGCAAGGCCTTCGCCAAGGTGAAGATCCCCGAGGCGCTCCAGGCCCCGAAATCCGACCTGTCGATCCCGGCGACCCAGGTGGAACGCCTGTTCGTCCAGGCCAACCCGGGACTGGAGCCGGAGTCGGTGGCGCTGGTCTGCTCCAAGCGCGACGTGGCGGAGGTCCGGCTGTGCCTGAACAAGGACCTGACCTTCATGCCCTGCGGCGCCAAGGTGGTCGACCGCTGCCGCCGCGACGCGCTGCTGACCGCGGCGCCGTGA
- the accC gene encoding acetyl-CoA carboxylase biotin carboxylase subunit — MFEKVLIANRGEIALRIHRACREMGIQTVAVHSTADADAMHVRLADESVCIGPASARESYLNIPAILSAASITGADAIHPGIGFLSENAQFAEMVEEHGFTFIGPTAEHIRIMGDKVTAKKTVMEQGLPVVPGSDGPVPTLEEAEKIGRETGYPILIKAAAGGGGKGMKVARNPDQLKEAYQLARGEARAAFGNDEVYIEKYLGKPRHIEIQLLGDEHGNCVHFGERDCSVQRRHQKVIEEAPSPALNAEQRAFIGDLAAKTAAAIGYRGVGTMEFLFEDGQFYFIEMNTRLQVEHTITEMITGIDLVREQIRVATGAPLGYGQADIRFQGHSIECRVNAEHPETFIPSPGKIDGYHAPGGLGVRVDSALYDGYRIPPHYDSLIAKLVVHGTTRNECLMRLRRTIEEYVIGGVDTTLPLHQRIIAQQAFIDGNYDIHWLEQLMGMKK; from the coding sequence ATGTTCGAGAAGGTCCTGATCGCGAACCGCGGTGAGATTGCTCTGCGCATCCACCGCGCCTGCCGTGAGATGGGAATCCAGACCGTGGCGGTGCATTCCACCGCCGATGCCGACGCCATGCACGTCCGCCTCGCGGACGAGAGCGTGTGCATCGGTCCCGCGTCGGCCCGCGAAAGCTACCTGAACATTCCGGCGATCCTGTCGGCGGCGTCGATCACCGGGGCGGACGCGATCCATCCCGGCATCGGCTTCCTGTCGGAGAACGCCCAGTTCGCGGAGATGGTGGAGGAGCACGGCTTCACCTTCATCGGCCCGACCGCGGAGCACATCCGCATCATGGGCGACAAGGTCACCGCCAAGAAGACGGTGATGGAGCAGGGGCTTCCCGTGGTCCCCGGCTCCGACGGCCCGGTGCCGACGCTGGAGGAGGCCGAGAAGATCGGCCGCGAGACCGGCTATCCGATCCTCATCAAGGCGGCGGCGGGCGGCGGCGGCAAGGGCATGAAGGTCGCCCGCAACCCCGACCAGCTCAAGGAAGCCTACCAGCTCGCCCGTGGCGAGGCGCGCGCCGCCTTCGGCAACGACGAGGTCTACATCGAGAAGTATCTCGGCAAGCCCCGGCACATCGAGATCCAGCTTCTCGGCGACGAGCATGGCAACTGCGTGCATTTCGGCGAGCGCGACTGCTCCGTGCAGCGCCGCCACCAGAAGGTCATCGAGGAAGCCCCGTCGCCGGCCCTGAACGCCGAGCAGCGCGCCTTCATCGGCGATCTGGCGGCCAAGACGGCGGCGGCCATCGGCTACCGCGGCGTCGGCACGATGGAGTTCCTGTTCGAGGACGGGCAGTTCTACTTCATCGAGATGAACACCCGCCTGCAGGTCGAGCACACGATCACCGAGATGATCACCGGCATCGACCTGGTGCGCGAGCAGATCCGCGTGGCGACCGGCGCCCCGCTCGGCTACGGCCAGGCGGACATCCGCTTCCAGGGCCATTCGATCGAGTGCCGCGTGAACGCGGAGCATCCGGAGACCTTCATCCCGTCGCCGGGGAAGATCGACGGCTACCACGCGCCGGGCGGACTGGGCGTGCGCGTCGACTCGGCGCTCTACGACGGCTACCGCATCCCGCCGCATTACGACAGCCTGATCGCCAAGCTGGTCGTTCACGGCACCACCCGCAACGAGTGCCTGATGCGGCTGCGCCGGACGATCGAGGAGTATGTGATCGGCGGCGTCGACACCACGCTGCCCCTGCACCAGCGCATCATCGCGCAGCAGGCCTTCATCGACGGCAACTACGACATCCACTGGCTCGAACAGCTGATGGGCATGAAGAAGTAA
- the accB gene encoding acetyl-CoA carboxylase biotin carboxyl carrier protein: MASFDIDGDLVRKLADLLRETGLSEIEFAEGEKRIRVTRPTAAQAVAVHAPVAAPAPVAAPAAAPAGKPASHPGAVTSPMVGTAYAAAEPGGTPFVRVGDTVKAGQTVLIIEAMKVMNPIKAPRGGTVVEVLVSDSQPVEFGEVLMIIE; the protein is encoded by the coding sequence ATGGCAAGCTTCGACATCGACGGCGATCTGGTCCGCAAGCTCGCGGATCTCCTGCGTGAGACGGGCTTGAGCGAGATCGAGTTTGCCGAGGGCGAGAAGCGGATCCGCGTCACCCGCCCGACGGCCGCCCAGGCGGTGGCCGTGCACGCTCCGGTCGCCGCTCCCGCCCCCGTTGCGGCTCCGGCCGCCGCCCCGGCGGGCAAGCCCGCCAGCCATCCCGGCGCGGTCACCTCGCCGATGGTCGGCACGGCCTACGCCGCGGCCGAGCCGGGCGGCACCCCCTTCGTTCGCGTCGGCGACACGGTGAAGGCCGGCCAGACCGTCCTCATCATCGAGGCGATGAAGGTCATGAACCCCATCAAGGCCCCGCGGGGCGGCACGGTTGTCGAGGTCCTGGTCTCCGACAGCCAGCCGGTGGAGTTCGGCGAAGTCCTAATGATCATCGAGTGA
- the aroQ gene encoding type II 3-dehydroquinate dehydratase — protein sequence MAIDASVLVLNGPNLNMLGVREPHIYGSMTLDDLEGACQERAEQLGLAIDFRQSNHEGELVSWIQQARTEHDGIVINAGAYSHTSVAIMDALILSELPIVEVHLSNIYKREAIRHHSHISAVAKGMICGFGPHGYLLALDAMANILERD from the coding sequence GTGGCCATCGACGCTTCCGTTCTGGTCCTGAACGGACCGAACCTGAACATGCTGGGCGTGCGCGAACCGCACATTTATGGCTCCATGACGCTCGATGATCTGGAAGGCGCGTGCCAGGAACGCGCCGAACAGCTCGGGCTGGCCATCGACTTCCGGCAGTCGAACCACGAGGGCGAACTTGTTTCCTGGATTCAGCAGGCGCGGACGGAGCATGACGGCATCGTCATCAACGCCGGCGCCTACAGCCACACCTCCGTCGCCATCATGGACGCGCTGATCCTGTCCGAGCTGCCGATCGTCGAGGTGCATCTCTCCAACATCTACAAGCGTGAGGCCATCCGCCACCACTCGCACATTTCCGCGGTGGCCAAGGGGATGATCTGCGGCTTCGGCCCTCACGGGTATCTGCTGGCGCTGGACGCCATGGCGAATATCCTCGAGCGCGACTAA
- a CDS encoding substrate-binding periplasmic protein, protein MLLLLVAFGPVHATPLDSAPLGSALDLVTGNDFAPFTGEDLPEGGLLTEIVRRAFGEVGLRYDVRFMPWRRGYDGVLAGRFLGTFPYVRTPDRAVEMLFSDPLLEVRQLVYLSAHSGMDFRKPEDFRGRTVCAPVGYALPAELAELAAAGALSRESPADLPACVRMVASGRVDAFVIDEFTGRSAVAKAMAGDDIRVASLPYARAGQHLILSRSLPEAAAIMAAFNAGLRKLKDGGAFEEILRRHLSAAP, encoded by the coding sequence ATGCTCCTGCTGCTGGTGGCCTTTGGTCCCGTCCACGCCACACCGCTCGACTCGGCGCCCCTCGGTTCGGCCCTGGATCTGGTCACCGGCAACGATTTCGCCCCCTTCACCGGGGAGGACCTGCCGGAGGGCGGCCTGCTGACCGAGATCGTGCGCCGCGCCTTCGGCGAGGTCGGGCTGCGCTACGATGTGCGCTTCATGCCTTGGCGCCGCGGCTACGACGGCGTGCTGGCGGGCAGGTTCCTCGGCACCTTCCCATATGTTCGCACGCCGGACCGCGCGGTGGAGATGCTGTTCTCCGACCCGCTGCTGGAGGTGCGGCAACTCGTTTACCTGTCCGCCCACAGCGGCATGGACTTTCGCAAACCGGAGGATTTCCGAGGGCGCACGGTCTGCGCGCCGGTCGGATACGCCCTGCCGGCGGAGCTGGCGGAACTGGCCGCGGCGGGCGCGCTGTCGCGGGAGAGCCCGGCGGACCTGCCGGCCTGCGTGCGGATGGTCGCCTCGGGACGGGTGGACGCCTTCGTCATCGACGAGTTCACCGGGCGCAGCGCCGTGGCGAAGGCGATGGCCGGGGATGATATCCGCGTCGCCTCCTTGCCTTACGCCCGCGCCGGGCAGCACCTGATTCTCTCCCGTTCGCTGCCGGAGGCGGCGGCGATCATGGCGGCCTTCAACGCCGGATTGAGAAAGCTGAAGGATGGCGGGGCCTTCGAAGAGATTTTGCGCCGTCATCTGTCCGCCGCGCCGTGA
- a CDS encoding dynamin family protein → MTPRQALQQRLAALDAHLRAENPNLLPVIPTFRNFDRVLVRLGLLGPHESLTTRIPWWPMIAVLGTFSAGKSTFLNGYLGAPLQNTGNQAVDDKFTVICHGPETRREALPGTALNADPRFPFYRIADEIEKVAAGEGKRIDNYLQLKTLSGDRARGKIFIDSPGFDADDQRRSVLRLVDHIVELSDLVLVFFDGRHPEPGAMQDTLKHLVAKTVDRADARKVCYILNQIDTTAKEDNLEAVFGAWQRAIAQAGLVSGRFYALYDSKSAVAIADDAVRARYEARRDSDLAELQVRINEVEVARAYRIVGMIDSLVKELKGEIVPQLAAAMKRWRKLVLIGDAVWLALLALLFGGIASLAGGDTVSAFLTWLTQSQPAWAGGLPVGVLAALVVLGGLFGAGHFWLRSFMARRVARSLPERYGDVDLNLQQGFLRNTRFFRSIFRKKPVGWSGGAEKRIFSIREAVAEHVQRINDLFTDPAGRRNRAPAE, encoded by the coding sequence ATGACCCCCAGGCAAGCCCTCCAGCAGCGCCTCGCCGCCCTGGACGCGCATCTCCGCGCGGAAAACCCGAACCTTCTCCCGGTCATCCCGACCTTCCGCAATTTCGACCGGGTGCTGGTCCGGCTGGGTCTGCTGGGTCCGCACGAGTCGCTGACCACCCGCATTCCCTGGTGGCCGATGATCGCGGTGCTGGGCACCTTCTCCGCGGGCAAGTCCACCTTCCTCAACGGCTATCTCGGCGCACCGCTGCAGAACACCGGCAACCAGGCGGTGGACGACAAGTTCACGGTGATCTGCCACGGGCCGGAGACCCGGCGGGAGGCCCTGCCGGGCACCGCGCTGAACGCCGATCCGCGCTTTCCCTTCTACCGGATCGCCGACGAGATCGAGAAGGTCGCGGCGGGCGAGGGCAAGCGCATCGACAACTACCTGCAGCTCAAGACGCTGTCCGGCGACCGGGCGCGCGGCAAGATCTTCATCGACTCGCCGGGCTTCGACGCCGACGACCAGCGCCGCTCGGTGCTGCGGCTGGTCGACCACATCGTCGAGCTGTCCGACCTCGTGCTGGTCTTCTTCGACGGGCGCCACCCGGAGCCGGGGGCGATGCAGGACACGCTGAAGCATCTGGTGGCGAAGACGGTGGACCGCGCCGACGCGCGCAAGGTCTGCTACATCCTGAACCAGATCGACACCACGGCGAAGGAAGACAATCTGGAGGCGGTGTTCGGCGCCTGGCAGCGCGCCATCGCGCAGGCCGGTCTGGTCTCGGGCCGCTTCTACGCGCTCTATGACAGCAAGTCGGCGGTCGCCATCGCCGACGACGCGGTGCGCGCCCGCTACGAGGCGCGGCGCGACTCCGACCTCGCCGAACTCCAGGTGCGCATCAACGAGGTGGAGGTCGCCCGCGCCTACCGCATCGTCGGCATGATCGACAGCCTCGTGAAGGAGCTGAAGGGCGAGATCGTCCCGCAGCTCGCCGCGGCGATGAAGCGCTGGCGCAAGCTGGTGCTGATCGGCGACGCGGTGTGGCTGGCCCTGCTCGCCCTGCTGTTCGGCGGGATCGCCAGCCTCGCCGGCGGCGACACGGTGTCGGCCTTCCTCACCTGGCTGACCCAGTCGCAGCCGGCCTGGGCCGGCGGCCTGCCGGTCGGGGTGCTGGCGGCGCTGGTGGTGCTGGGCGGCCTGTTCGGCGCCGGCCATTTCTGGCTGCGCTCCTTCATGGCACGGCGGGTCGCCCGCAGCCTGCCGGAGCGCTACGGCGACGTCGACCTGAACCTCCAGCAGGGCTTCCTGCGCAACACCCGCTTCTTCCGCTCGATCTTCCGCAAGAAGCCGGTCGGCTGGAGCGGCGGCGCCGAGAAGCGCATCTTCTCCATCCGCGAGGCGGTGGCGGAGCATGTCCAGCGCATCAACGACCTGTTCACCGACCCCGCCGGGCGGCGCAACCGCGCCCCGGCGGAGTGA
- a CDS encoding cation diffusion facilitator family transporter — protein sequence MTQGPRGHGAHDDDHQHHDHDHEHGDGHEHGHAHSHDHSHGHAHTATVTADSERRILLVLLMTAGLMVVEVVGGVLSGSLALLADAGHMLTDAAALALAWLAFRLGRRPSDRRRSFGYHRLQVLAAFVNGLSLFLLSAWILWEAAQRLLEPQPVLGGTMMAVAVLGGLGNLVGFWILHRGDRGNLNVRGAALHVLGDLLGSVAAVVAAGIILATGWTPIDPILSVLVALLILRGAWEVVRQSAHILVEGTPVGIDVDELRSALHQAVPAVTDIHHVHVWSLTAERPLLTMHAVVPPGTDRDAVLRDLVETLRGRFGIGHATVQVETGPCPDGREMHRAA from the coding sequence GTGACGCAGGGACCGCGGGGGCATGGCGCCCATGACGACGATCACCAGCATCATGACCATGATCATGAACACGGGGATGGGCATGAGCACGGCCATGCGCACAGCCATGACCACAGCCACGGGCATGCCCACACCGCGACGGTGACGGCGGACAGCGAGCGGCGAATCCTGCTGGTCCTGCTGATGACCGCCGGCCTGATGGTGGTGGAGGTGGTGGGCGGCGTGCTGTCCGGGTCGCTCGCCCTGCTGGCCGATGCCGGGCACATGCTGACCGACGCGGCGGCGCTGGCGCTCGCCTGGCTGGCCTTCCGGCTGGGGCGGCGCCCGTCCGACCGGCGGCGCAGCTTCGGCTACCACCGGCTCCAGGTCCTCGCCGCCTTCGTCAACGGCCTCAGCCTGTTCCTGCTCTCCGCCTGGATCCTGTGGGAGGCGGCGCAGCGGCTGCTGGAGCCCCAGCCGGTCCTGGGCGGCACCATGATGGCGGTGGCGGTGCTGGGCGGGCTGGGCAACCTCGTCGGCTTCTGGATTCTGCACCGCGGCGACCGCGGGAACCTGAACGTCCGCGGCGCCGCCCTGCACGTGCTGGGCGACCTGCTCGGCTCGGTGGCGGCGGTCGTGGCGGCGGGCATCATCCTGGCGACCGGCTGGACACCCATCGACCCGATCCTGTCGGTGCTGGTCGCCCTGCTGATCCTGCGCGGCGCCTGGGAGGTGGTGCGGCAGAGCGCCCACATCCTGGTGGAGGGCACGCCAGTCGGCATCGACGTGGACGAGCTGCGCAGCGCCCTGCACCAGGCGGTGCCGGCGGTCACCGACATCCACCACGTCCATGTCTGGTCGCTGACGGCGGAGCGGCCGCTCCTGACCATGCACGCCGTGGTGCCGCCGGGGACCGACCGCGACGCGGTGCTGCGCGATCTGGTCGAGACCCTGCGCGGACGCTTCGGCATCGGCCACGCCACGGTCCAGGTCGAAACCGGCCCCTGCCCGGACGGCCGGGAGATGCATCGCGCGGCCTGA
- a CDS encoding methyl-accepting chemotaxis protein has protein sequence MQTSSLAGRFKVGTRIYFGFLVVLLLLAVVVAIGVRGLGVARSGFESYATVSNHSIQVSSIDAQVAQMRRLALTFNTFGDPKVAEQVRAVQATLVKDLRGALDGTTGERRALLERMNQVFANYVTDFNTLAELRLRRDRLYAEQLVPAGEKARESVSQLVSTLIADGEHEAAANAALAQEQLLLARLAASRFFTSPNESIIAEVSARDDAFGEAIRRATERLSNPARRAAALAADQLSDRYVSLFRETAAVMLENARLVDVMGARGVEFADLSDRTVAIEGKDRDAVLADTTGSMDRTLSANITIAAGAFLFGLLLAWAVARSIVKPVVSMTETMTNLAGGDLTVTIPALANRDEIGRMAQAVQVFKDNAIQKKAMDEAERERLEAERRADEAQRARETAIGEEIAALIDGVSKGDLSRRLELSGKDGFYRTMSEGINRLTDTVEAVIADLGAVLSALAQGDLNKRVERDYQGAFQTLKTDVNTTSAKLGEIVGQILRATDAISGAASEVSLGSSDLAERTEQQASSLEETAASMEELGATVRSNADNAQRANGMAADARTAAESGGTVADSAIDAMKRIEASSRKITDIIGVIDEIAFQTNLLALNAAVEAARAGDAGRGFAVVAQEVRNLAQRSAQASKEIKGLILDSDSQVKDGVELVKKAGDALEGIVSGVQQVAGLIAEMASASSEQAAALDEINATVSQMDEMTQKNAALVEETTAAAQSLANQATDLRSLVSFFKLDAAAFAAAPAAHHGGGAPALRRSITPTKPAPAKPAARKVAAAPSRPAAVGKAASATLQRASADEDDWKEF, from the coding sequence ATGCAGACAAGCAGTCTGGCGGGGCGCTTCAAGGTCGGGACCCGCATTTACTTCGGTTTCCTTGTGGTGTTGCTGCTGCTGGCGGTGGTCGTCGCCATCGGCGTGCGGGGCCTCGGGGTGGCGCGGTCCGGCTTCGAATCCTACGCGACGGTGAGCAACCACTCGATCCAGGTCAGCTCGATCGACGCGCAGGTCGCCCAGATGCGCCGCCTCGCCTTGACCTTCAACACCTTCGGTGACCCGAAGGTGGCGGAGCAGGTGCGCGCCGTCCAGGCGACCCTCGTGAAGGACCTGCGGGGCGCGCTCGACGGAACGACCGGCGAGCGCCGCGCCCTGCTGGAGCGGATGAACCAGGTCTTCGCCAACTACGTGACCGACTTCAACACGCTGGCGGAGCTTCGTCTGCGCCGCGACCGCCTCTACGCCGAGCAGCTCGTCCCGGCGGGCGAGAAGGCGCGCGAGTCCGTGTCGCAGCTCGTCTCCACCCTGATCGCCGACGGCGAGCACGAGGCGGCGGCCAACGCCGCCCTCGCGCAGGAGCAGCTGCTGCTGGCGCGGCTGGCCGCGTCGCGCTTCTTCACCAGCCCGAACGAGTCGATCATCGCCGAGGTGTCGGCCCGTGACGACGCCTTCGGCGAGGCCATCCGCCGGGCGACCGAGCGGCTGAGCAACCCGGCGCGCCGGGCCGCGGCGCTGGCCGCCGACCAGCTCTCCGACCGCTACGTCTCGCTGTTCCGCGAGACCGCCGCCGTCATGCTGGAAAACGCCCGGCTCGTCGACGTGATGGGCGCCCGCGGCGTCGAGTTCGCCGACCTTTCCGACCGCACGGTCGCGATCGAGGGCAAGGACCGCGACGCCGTGCTCGCCGATACCACCGGCAGCATGGACCGCACCCTGTCGGCCAACATAACGATCGCGGCCGGCGCCTTCCTGTTCGGCCTGCTGCTGGCCTGGGCGGTGGCGCGGTCCATCGTGAAGCCGGTCGTGTCGATGACCGAGACGATGACGAACCTCGCCGGCGGCGACCTGACGGTGACCATCCCGGCGCTGGCCAACCGCGACGAGATCGGGCGGATGGCGCAGGCGGTGCAGGTGTTCAAGGACAACGCCATCCAGAAGAAGGCGATGGACGAGGCCGAGCGCGAGCGGCTGGAGGCCGAGCGCCGCGCCGACGAGGCGCAGCGCGCCCGCGAGACGGCGATCGGCGAGGAGATCGCCGCGCTGATCGACGGCGTGTCGAAGGGCGACCTGTCGCGCCGGCTGGAGCTGAGCGGCAAGGACGGCTTCTACCGGACCATGTCGGAGGGCATCAACCGCTTGACCGACACGGTCGAGGCGGTCATCGCCGACCTCGGCGCGGTGCTCAGCGCGCTCGCCCAGGGCGACCTCAACAAGCGGGTGGAGCGCGATTACCAAGGCGCCTTCCAGACGCTAAAGACCGACGTCAACACCACCTCCGCCAAGCTCGGCGAGATCGTCGGCCAGATCCTGCGCGCCACCGACGCGATTTCCGGCGCGGCCTCCGAAGTCTCGCTGGGGTCGAGCGACCTCGCGGAGCGGACGGAGCAGCAGGCGTCGTCCCTGGAGGAGACGGCGGCGAGCATGGAGGAGCTGGGGGCCACGGTGCGTTCCAACGCCGACAACGCCCAGCGCGCCAACGGCATGGCCGCCGACGCCCGCACCGCCGCGGAGTCCGGCGGCACGGTGGCGGACTCGGCCATCGACGCGATGAAGCGCATCGAGGCGTCGAGCCGCAAGATCACCGACATCATCGGGGTGATCGACGAGATCGCCTTCCAGACCAACCTGCTGGCGCTGAACGCCGCGGTGGAGGCGGCGCGGGCCGGCGACGCCGGGCGCGGTTTCGCGGTGGTGGCGCAGGAGGTGCGCAACCTCGCCCAGCGCTCCGCTCAGGCATCCAAGGAGATCAAGGGGCTGATCCTCGACAGCGACAGCCAGGTGAAGGACGGTGTGGAGCTGGTCAAGAAGGCCGGCGACGCGCTGGAGGGCATCGTGTCGGGCGTCCAGCAGGTCGCCGGGCTGATCGCCGAGATGGCCTCCGCCTCCTCCGAGCAGGCGGCGGCGCTCGACGAGATCAACGCCACCGTCTCGCAGATGGACGAGATGACCCAGAAGAACGCCGCGCTGGTCGAGGAAACCACCGCCGCCGCCCAGTCGCTCGCCAATCAGGCGACGGACCTGCGGTCCCTGGTCAGCTTCTTCAAGCTGGACGCCGCGGCCTTCGCGGCGGCTCCGGCCGCCCATCACGGTGGGGGGGCTCCGGCCCTGCGGCGCAGCATCACCCCGACCAAGCCGGCGCCGGCCAAGCCCGCGGCGCGCAAGGTGGCGGCGGCCCCGTCCCGTCCGGCGGCGGTGGGCAAGGCGGCTTCGGCGACCCTGCAGCGCGCGTCGGCCGACGAAGACGACTGGAAGGAGTTCTGA